CACCCGCATCGATCACCAGGTTCTGGTGCTCAATTTGCAGCGGCAGCTGCGCTTTGCGCGCGCGCAGGAAAGCAAGAGTCGGCCAGAGAAAGGCATTTGCAGCGAGGAGGAGAATACACCACAGCGGACGCTGTAATTCGAGCAGAACGGAAAGAATAGGGAAAAAGCACAACAGCGTTCCCAGAATACGCATCAGATACATTCGCCTGACAAAACGTCTGCCAGCAACACGCTCATTTTTATTCAAATTGTCAGACCCGATCATGTCGCGTTACATTCCGCTACGCACAGGAGTCAATAGTATTAACCTTAAAAATGAGTAGCAAGCAATTTAATAAGTTAAGGATATTAATTGCTTCTGGCATCAATCGTCCGGACTCAGCACGCGGAGTTAATTATCAAGCAACACCGGCGCGGTCGCGGAAGGTTTCGACGCAACATCGTTCTGGGTGGTGCGATTTCTTCCCTGTTTTTTTGACCGGTAGAGATTTTCATCAGCGGCCGCCAGCAGCACATTAAACATCTCCGTTAACTGCCAGGCATCGGTTTTGCCGCTGCTGATACCGATACTGACCGTTAAATGCAGTGTCTGCTGCCGCCACTGGAAGGGATGGTTCGCCACCGAAAGACGCAGGGTTTCAGCCAGTTGCACACCTTCCTGCGGATCAAGGGTGGTCGCCACCACCACAAACTCTTCACCGCCCATGCGCGCCACCACCCCGCGATCGCCCAGCACCCGCTGGATCTGCTGCGCAAACGAGGCCAGTACCTGGTCTCCGCACTCATGGCCGTAGCTGTCATTCACGCTTTTAAAATAGTCGATATCCAGCAGCATCACCGACAAATGTTTATCGGCAAAACGTTTGTCATCGTGGTTCAGCGCTTCATACAGCCCCGAACGTGAATAAACGCGGGTGAGAAAATCGAAATCCGCGCGCAGAGAGACCTGGCGCATCAGGCGATTAATCGCCTCGACGCTGACGGAGACAATCACCGGGCAGATCGCCATAGTGGCAATCCCCAGGCGTGCAGAGAGCATATGCGGGATCTCCATCGGCGAACCGATCGAGATATCAATCACGCTGCTGGAGACGAGGATAATCTCCACGCCGCCGGTCAACAGCGTAATCAGCGAGGTAAACGGCAGGGAAAAGCGTACCGCGCACCAGATCAGCGCCGGTAATGGAAACGCCAGGCTGCCTGCCCCGCCGATCGCCACTGACGCAATCACCGAGACGACAACGGCGACAACCGGCATGCACCGTTGCAGGGAGAATTGCAGCGGCTTGCGCGGCCAGCTCATGGTCAGCACCCCCGGCAGGATCAGCACACCCGTGGAAAACTGTTCGCCAAACCAGTCGGCCAGCAACGACCAGAACCCATGACCGTTAATGCCAACCGATCCTATCGCGCCGACGAAACCGCACAGCAGCGCGGCCAGCAGGCAATAACCAAACAACTTCAGGGCACTGGCCGGTTCCGGCGTCTTCAGCATCTGGCGTCGTTTTGCGCCAATAAGCTGCGCCATGGTGATAATAAACACCATGTTTGAGAAGTTGATGATCAGCGACGCCATGCCCCAGTTGGTGGTGAACGCATCGTAAACCAGCATCGCGGCGTAGCTAATAAGATAATAGTGCCAGCGGTGGAGAAAGGCGTAGCGGGCAAACACCCCGGCCATTACGGCATTGAGCGGCCAGAACAGTGACAGTTCTTCGACAAGGCGCATCATTGCACCAAGAAAATAGAACAGTGTGGTCAGGATAAAAATAACCACCGCATTAGTGAGCGGAGCCTCCTCCCGCAACGGGCGGAAAGGGGTTGAAAAAAATGCACGCATCAAATCTCAATCCATATCACTGGCAGGAGCCACGTTCGGTAAATCATTTACCACCTGCGGGAGGCGCTCTGGCGCGATCGCACTTAGCGCGGCGAATTCATCTGGATTACCAGCCACTGGTAAATGACATCAACAATATACTGTTGTTGTGCTTCTGTTAATGGGTAACCGCGCGCGATATGGTGCCACTTCTCCAGACAGCCGCGACAGCAGGTGGCCGTTGCGTGCTGGGCAATAAACACCGGATGGCCGCGCATGGGGGTCTGCTTGCCATCATTTTGCGGCTCGGCAGGTGACAGCCGCTGCGCGACGAAATCTGCCGCGTGGCGGACAATCACCTCTGCACCTTTATCCACACAATATTGTCGCTCTTTCACACCAAGGCGGAACCGGGAGCGAAAAGTGGAACGCCCCAGACGCGCAAACAGCGGTGTTAAGTCAGCCATCAGTACACGGATCTCCCCAGTTGTTGCGTTAACGCCTCCAGCACCGCGACGCCAGCCAGCGAGTTTCCCGCTGCGTCCAGCTCCGGGCTCCAGACGGCAATCACCATCTCTTGTGGTACAACCGCCACAATCCCGCCGCCCACGCCTGACTTTGCCGGTAAACCGACGCGCCAGGCGAATTCCCCGGCATTCTGATACATGCCGCTGGTCGCCATCAGCGCGTTCACCTGACGCGCCTGCCGCGCGGAAACCACCGGGGACTCAATATGCGCGGCATGGCCGCCGTTGGCGAGAAACAGGAAGGTTTGTGCCAGTTCCGCACAGCTCATTTTGAGTGCGCAGTAGTGAAAATAGTTTTGTAAAACTGTCGGGACATCGTTGTGGAAATTGCCGAAGGATTTCATCAGCCAGGCGATGGCGTTATTGCGCGCCGAGTGTTCCAGTTCGGAGCGGGCCACCGCGCTGTCGTAGGCGATATCCGGCACGCCGGAGAGCTTACGCACCACTTCCAGCATCCGCTGGCGCGGCGCGCTGAGACGGCTTTGCAGCATGTCACAAACCACCAGCGCCCCGGCATTGATAAACGGGTTGCGCGGTTTGCCCTGCTCCATCTCCAGTTGTACCAGCGAATTAAACGGCTGGCCGGAGGGATCTTTACCCACCCGCTGCCAGATCTCCTCTTCCGCGTAGTGGTTCATCGCCACCACCAGACTCAGCACTTTAGAGATCGACTGAATGGAGAAACGCTCGTCGGCGTCTCCCGCGCGGAAATGTTCGCCATTAACGGTGCTGACCGCCACGCCCAGCTTGTTGCCGCTGATCGAGGCCAGCGCCGGAATATAATCGGCGACCTTGCCTTGTCCCAGCAGCGGACGAACCTGCGCAAGCACCGCTTCCAGAACCTCATTTCCCATCACCGTTGCCACGTTAACCCCTTGCCCACAGGCCAAAAACGGCCTGCGAGTATAGCAGAGCTACCCGGCGGCGTCAGGCCGGAAGACGAAAACGCGCAACCGCTTGCAGTAGCTGGTGAGAATCATGATGCAACTGCTCAGACGCCTGGGTGGCGGTCGAAACCAGTTCATCGGTGCGGCGGGAGACGCTGTTCAGTGAGTGCAGGCGGCGCGTCATCTTGTGAATACTTTCCCCCTGGCTCAGCGTGGCGGCCGAGATTTCGCTCAGCACCGCGCTTAAATGCGCCACCAGCCCGGTCACCTTTTGCAGGTTATCTTCCAGACGGCTGACGGCAGCGGTGCCGTCGTGAATGCCCTGCAATGAGTGGTTGATCAGTTGCTGAATGGTTTGTGTGGAGTGGCTGCTTTTGCGCGCCAGCAGCCCGACTTCTTTCGCCACCACGGCAAAACCGCGGCCGTGATTACCGGCATGTGCCGCTTCGATCGCGGCATTCAGCGCCAGAATATTGGTCTGGAAAGCGACGCCATCGATCATCGACACAATATTGCGCATCTCTGCCGAGCGTTCGACGATTTCGCGCATCGACTGCGTCACCGTATCCATCATCCGGTCGCCGCCCTCCGCCACTTTGCGCGCTTCATCCGCCTGTTGACGGGCCTGCTCGGCGAACCCGCTGTTGCCCTCGACATGCGACTCCAGCGTGGCGATATGTTCCGTCACATCGATCAGCTCCTGCGCCTGTTTCGCCGACTGTTGATACAGCGACTGGTTGCCCTCCGCCAGGCTGCCAATGGTTTCAACCATTGAAGAGGTGGCATCACTGACCTGCATCACCAGTTGTTGCAGCCCCTGCTGCATTGTGCCGATGCTCATGCCCAGTTGATCGATTTCGCGGTTAAACCGCTGTACCGATGGCAACGACGTCCCCAAGTCTCCGGCGGCAAGCACATTGATATGTGCAATCAGTCTGCGCAGCGGCGTAATGACCCAGCGCGACATGGCAAACCACACCAGCACGGCAATCACCAACAGCAATGCCGGAACCAGCATGAAGACATGCTGCAACTGCGCAAGCGTCGACATCAGCGCCTGTCTTCCCTGCTCCGCGCGCGTTTCGCTGGCCTGCTGGAAGCGGGCGTAATTGTCGTTAAAATCGGCCTGAAACGCCTGCGCCGGTACGGCGAAAAACGCGTCGATCGACTGGGTTTTTACCAGCCCGTCCGCCTGCTCTTTCAGCGCGCCATAAAACATCTGGTAGCTGTTAATCAGCCCCTCGTCTTTCGGCGGATTGAGCGCCAACCAGGCCTGCCAGGCTTTTTGTGAATCTTCGAGTGCTTTTTTGGTTTCATCCATCAGGCTGTGCCAGCTGCCATCCGAGCCGGTCTCTTTATCCTGCATAAAATAGACGCCCGCACGGTTCAGCAGATCGCTGGCGGTCAGCAACGCAATGCGGGCTTCATCGACCCGTACCTGTTGCCGATGCGCCTGCTGGTTTCGTTGTTCGCTGGTTTGTGCGTCGCGTAACGACGCGGAAAGGACGATAGATGACGTGATTTGTAGCGCGGAAAAGAGACCGATAACGCAAAAAATCCCGGCCAACAAACCAAACTGTCGTGGAGCAATACGCCGAAAAATACGGCGAAAAATTTGCATTAAGTTCATGATATTCTTCTATAACCACAAAGTTGCTGTGAGTCTACAAAAGGATCATGACACTCCCATGACAGCCAGAGGTGACGCGCCCCGCCGGGGCGCGTTTAGCTTACAGCCGGTCTTTCCACACGGTCTGGATGTTGCAAAATTCATGCAGACCGAAGTGCGACAGTTCACGGCCAAAACCGCTCTTCTTCACCCCGCCAAAGGCGACGCGGGCATCGCTGGCGCTGAAGCCATTGATAAACACGCCGCCGCACTCCAGACGTTCAGCAAACTGCTGCGCCCGTGCAGAATCGGCGGTAAATACCGTGGCCGACAAACCGAAATCACTGTCATTCGCCAGTTGCAGCGCGTGCTCCGCATCGCGGGCGATACTGATGGCGGCGACCGGGCCAAACATCTCCTGGCGGAAGGCCGTCATCGCTGGCGTGACCTGCGTCAGTACCGTGGCCGGGTAGTAGTTGCCGCTGCCCGGCACTTTTTCCCCACCGAGCACCAGCTTCGCGCCCTCTTTTATACTGGCCTGTACCTGCGCATGCAGCTCATCGCGCAGATCAAAACGCGCCATCGGGCCAAGGTAGTTCTCTTCGACATCCGGCGCGCCCTGTTTCAGCGCCGCAGCCGCGGCAACGAATTTGTCGGTGAACGCCTGCGCAATGCCCTCTTCAATGATAAAGCGTTTCGCCGCCGCACAAACCTGCCCCGTATTCTGATAACGCCCGGCTACCGCCGCTTTCACCGCCAGTTCCACATCGGCATCGTTAAGCACAATAAAGGGATCGGAGCCGCCGAGTTCCAGCACGCATTTTTTCAGCGCCGCACCGGCCTGGGCACCAATTGCCGCTCCGGCGCGAACGCTGCCGGTCACGGTGACGGCGGCGATGCGCGGATCGTTAATCGCCTGGCTGACGCCCTCATTGGTGGCATTCACCCAGCCGAACACCCCTTGCGGGATCCCGGCCTGCACGAAAATCTCCGCCATCAATTGCGCGCATCCCAGCACGTTCGGCGCATGCTTCAGCAGGTAGCTGTTGCCTGCCAGCAAAATCGGCACCGCACCGCGCAACACCTGCCACAGCGGGAAGTTCCACGGCATTACCGCCAGAATCGGCCCCAGCGGGCGATACTCAATCGTGGCGCGATGCTCTTCCACCAGCGTCGCTTCGCTGCCGAGCATCGCCGGGCCATGATCGGCATACCAGTCGCACAGCGCGGCGGATTTATTTACTTCGCCGCGTGCCTGCAAAATGGGTTTGCCCATCTCCTGGCTAATCATCTGCGCCATCTCTTCACCACGCGCTCTGAGCGCCGCGCCGAGATCGCGCAGTTTTTGCGCACGCTCAGCAATGGCGACCTGCCGCCACTGGCGATAACCGCTGGCGGCCAGTTCAAGCGCGGCATCCACCGCTTCGCGGCTCGCCCACGGCGTCGCGCGCAGGGTTTCCCCGGTGGCCGGATTGACTGAAATCGCATGTGTTGTCGCGGTAATTGACATAACGTCTCCCATAAATGTGTTCAGGACTTGCGCAATAGTGGCCGAGTTTGTTATTTCTGAAAATTGAATAATATTAACTCCAGTATTCACAATGAGAGAATGGCATGGACTTAACACAGCTTGAGATGTTTAACGCGGTGGCGCAGACCGGCAGCATTACCCAGGCGGCGCAAAAGGTGCATCGCGTGCCGTCCAACCTCACCACACGCATTCGCCAGCTGGAGTCCGACCTGGGCGTCGATCTGTTCATCCGCGAGAACCAGCGCCTGCGGCTTTCGCCCGCCGGACACAGCTTTTTGCGTTACAGCCAGCAAATTCTGGCGCTGGTCGATGAAGCGCGCATGGTGGTGGCAGGCGACGAACCGCAAGGGCTGTTCTCACTCGGCGCGCTGGAAAGCACCGCCGCCGTGCGGATCCCGGCGACGCTGGCGAAGTATAATCAGCGCTACCCGCGCATTCAGTTTGATCTTGCCACTGGCCCTTCCGGAACGATGATCGACGGCGTGCTGGAGGGGCAACTCAGCGCCGCGTTTGTTGACGGGCCGATTATGCATCCGGGGCTGGAAGGTATTCCGGTCTATCGGGAAGAGATGATGATCGTCGCCCCGGTCGGCCATGAAACGATTACCCGCGCCTCGCAGGTTAACGGCGCCAGCATTTACGCCTTTCGCGCCAACTGCTCCTATCGCCGCCATTTTGAGAGCTGGTTCCAGGCCGATCGCGCAACACCCGGCAAAATCCATGAGATGGAGTCTTACCACGGCATGCTGGCCTGCGTGATTGCCGGCGCCGGGCTGGCGTTGATCCCGCGTAGCATGCTGGAAAGCATGCCCGGCCATCACCAGGTGGAAGCCTGGCCGCTGTCAGAAAACTGGCGCTGGCTCACCACCTGGCTGGTGTGGCGGCGCGGTGCGAAAACCCGCCATCTCGACGCGTTTATTGAATTGCTTAATACCGATTCACAGGATCGATAAGGCTCGCGCCACAACAGATTTATCCTGAGCCATCAGGGGAGCGCTGTGTCAGGCGGATGTTGGCTATCGCAACATCATTCAACCTGCCCCAAACGAAGCTCCCCCCTTCTCACTGCGGCTTCGGTCAGTTGCGCCGATACTCCGAACAGGGCCGCACATTGAAACGTGAGGTGAAGCCGGGATTGCTCCGGCTGCGCCCTGCCGATCGATGGCAATGCCCTGAGCAGATCAGCGTGATATCACTTTACCGGAAGCAGGCCAGGTCAGTACTCCCCCCGCCCCCGATTAAGCAACGCGGCTGCTCGCGTGGCAAAATACGTGAGAATGCCATCGGCACCGGCGCGTTTGAAACACACCAGAGATTCTATAATCGTTTTCTCTTCTTCGAGCCAGCCGTTCTGAAACGCGGCCATATGCATGGCATACTCTCCGGAGACCTGATAGGCAAATACCGGCACCCCAAAATTACGTTTGGCCTCCCTGATGATATCCAGATAAGGTAATCCGGGCTTCACCATCACCATATCTGCTCCTTCCTGTAAATCCTGAGCAATTTCATGCAGTGCTTCCATCGCATTCGCCGGATCCATCTGGTAGTTTTTCTTGTTCGCTTTACCCAGTGCAGTTGCAGATCTTGTGGCTTCACGGAAAGGTCCGTAATAATTTGAAGCATACTTTGCCGAATACGCCATTATCTGGACGTTATGTAACGCCTGAGATTCTAACTCACGTCTGATTTGACCAATACGCCCGTCCATCATGTCACTCGGCGCAACAATATCCGCTCCCGCTAAGGCGTGAGTCATTGCCTGTTTCACCAGAATTTCATTCGTCTTATCATTCAGGACATAACCGTTTTCATCAATAATGCCGTCCTGACCATGTAAGGTGTAGGCATCAAGAGCAACATCAGTGATCACGCCCAGATCGGGAAAAGCGCCTTTAAGTGCACGAACTGCACGTGGCACCAGACCTGTCGGGTCCCATGAAGCTTCTGCGAACAGAGATTTGTCTGACGGTTCAAGGGAGGGGAACAACGCAACCGCCGGAATGCCTGACTGAACAAGCTTCTCAGCGTCCAGAAGCAGGTTATCCAGGGATAAGCGGAACACACCCGGCATGGAAGCGATTTCCTGTCGTTGATTTTTCCCCTCAATAATGAAAACAGGCAGGATCAGGTCATCCACGGTCAGGTGGTTTTCGGCAACCAGGCGGCGACTGAAAGCATGCGTACGGGAACGGCGTAAACGTCGGGCAGGAAATGAATCCGGGATAATTATCGTCACTGAATGTACCTTATCTTCATCGGTTACCGAATTACACGGCAGTTAAAAGGTCTGCACAAAAGTTCTTCATTCTATGCTTTAAAATCCCTCGAAATAAAGACTGATGTAGATTTGGCTCCCGACAATAAATTTTCAGGCTTATCATATGGGTATGCGTGGTCAGAACAACGGCGACGGCGTGGATTTTTATCCTGTCACTCCAGACAAACATGATTTATCCCTCTGCCCGGAAAGACTGGGGTAACGATCATTCACCCTCAGGCTGTATACACAGAGAATGGCCTGCGCCCCGTGAATTAATACATCCCGGTGTTTGTTAAAGTTTTAAAGTGATAAGAATAAATATGAACTTCCGCTTCTCGCACATAGCGCGAACATTACCAACACCGTGGGGCCAGGATAAGCGGGTCAATACCTTATTTGTGCCCCACTTCAGACTCTCCTTATTCTGTGGTTGTCGCCCCCAAAACCCGCATGTTTCGCGCATCACTATAAAAAATAATACTTGATGCTGTGATAAATTATTAAAACCCACTGCACGTTATATTCTCAGTTATTACCCTTGACGATCCCGGTCTGAACCTGAAGGCGATACTGTCTTGGCGTTCGCTGATAATGTTCCCGGAACGCCCGGCAGAATGTCGACTGCTGCTGGTACCCGAGATGCAGGGCAATTTCAGTAATTGAGCGATTGGTTTCGGTAAGTAACTCGCGGGCGATAACCATTTTTCGATACCGTATATACATTCCTGGCGACATACCGGCTATTTTTTTAAAACCTCGCTGAAAATGCCACGCAGAATATCCTGATTTTTGCGCTAACACGCCCAGCGGTAACGGCTCTGCAATATTGCACTCAATCCACTGGAGAATATCCTGGATGGTTAAACTCATCAGGTATAATGAGCTCTCTTTTCCCATTTCCACACCTTTTTTATTGGCAGAGTCAGGGATATCACTGTTACATAATAGATATCCCTGACTAAAAATGATTGTGATGGTAAATCTCAGCCTGTCCTGTTAATTGCCTTAACAATCCTCAACTAGCAAATAGACCGCATTCAATGGCCCATGAACGCCCACCACTTTAATAAGCTCAATATCCGCCGTTGAACTTGGCCCGGCGATAAGATTAATACAGGAAGGGAGAGCTTCACCTGACTGCACCCGCTGATGCAGAACCTCAGCCAGCTGTGTGACGCCAGGCAGTAAGCGGCTCTTATAGAGAATAAATAACGTGGTTGGCGGAAGCAGACTGATGGCGCGTCCTTGCAAAGGAGAAGAAAACAGGACTACGCCGCCGGTTTCACAAAGGCCGTATTCGGCAAAGACCACGCCGATATTGGCGGCGGCGGCGTTGCGCAGGTTTTCTTCACTCTCTGGCGAGGCCCAGCACGTTGTCGGGAAAGCATTCTGCAAATGCGCCGTAATGCCCGCGTTTGCCAACCTGGCATCGCCGCTCATCAGTATCGGGCCACCACCGTAATGTTTACAGAGCCGTTCGGCAACCAGAGGAAGAGTGGCCAGCGGAGCCAGTTCACAGTGAGCCTGCATCACCTGCGTCGCATATTCCATGAAACTGTCGCAAGGCTGCTGCTGAATCTGCCCGGCATAGCGGCTTTTTAGCGGCGCAGAGTGCGTCACAGGCAGAGGTTGCGGGATTTGACGCGGCTCGCGACCGAGACGTTGGGCAAGCTTTTGCATGAAGGCATCGCGGTTTTCCATTATGCTTCCTCCCCGTTTTTACGCTGCTTTTGATGCGTTTTAAACCAGCTGCGGAAACTTTCGCCATCCGCTTCAGGCAGATCGCGGGCTTCCGTCCATTTGCGGATAGCCGCGATGCTAAAAGGCATCTTCCCATTGTGAATCATCAGTTGTGCCGCGCGTGCGCCCGCGACCATACCGACCTTCCACAGCGAGTGATGGCGGTTAGCGTAATTGAACAGATGTACGGTATGTCTCTCCATCGCGGGCGTCATTCCGCTTTCAGCCAGCGTGCGGCGGTGCTGAAGGATCAGTGAGGACAAGGGAATACGCACCGGGCAGACGTCATCGCAGGCAGTGCATAACGAACAGGCGTAAGGCAGGTTTTTGAAATCGTCATAACCGCCGAGCAACGGCGAAAGCACCGCGCCAACAGGGCCAGGATAAATCGAACCGTAGCCGTGCCCGCCGATATGACGATAGGCCGGGCAGGTATTCATGCAGGCACCGCAGCGTAT
Above is a genomic segment from Kosakonia radicincitans DSM 16656 containing:
- a CDS encoding helix-turn-helix transcriptional regulator; this encodes MGKESSLYLMSLTIQDILQWIECNIAEPLPLGVLAQKSGYSAWHFQRGFKKIAGMSPGMYIRYRKMVIARELLTETNRSITEIALHLGYQQQSTFCRAFREHYQRTPRQYRLQVQTGIVKGNN
- the glsB gene encoding glutaminase B, encoding MGNEVLEAVLAQVRPLLGQGKVADYIPALASISGNKLGVAVSTVNGEHFRAGDADERFSIQSISKVLSLVVAMNHYAEEEIWQRVGKDPSGQPFNSLVQLEMEQGKPRNPFINAGALVVCDMLQSRLSAPRQRMLEVVRKLSGVPDIAYDSAVARSELEHSARNNAIAWLMKSFGNFHNDVPTVLQNYFHYCALKMSCAELAQTFLFLANGGHAAHIESPVVSARQARQVNALMATSGMYQNAGEFAWRVGLPAKSGVGGGIVAVVPQEMVIAVWSPELDAAGNSLAGVAVLEALTQQLGRSVY
- a CDS encoding GGDEF domain-containing protein codes for the protein MRAFFSTPFRPLREEAPLTNAVVIFILTTLFYFLGAMMRLVEELSLFWPLNAVMAGVFARYAFLHRWHYYLISYAAMLVYDAFTTNWGMASLIINFSNMVFIITMAQLIGAKRRQMLKTPEPASALKLFGYCLLAALLCGFVGAIGSVGINGHGFWSLLADWFGEQFSTGVLILPGVLTMSWPRKPLQFSLQRCMPVVAVVVSVIASVAIGGAGSLAFPLPALIWCAVRFSLPFTSLITLLTGGVEIILVSSSVIDISIGSPMEIPHMLSARLGIATMAICPVIVSVSVEAINRLMRQVSLRADFDFLTRVYSRSGLYEALNHDDKRFADKHLSVMLLDIDYFKSVNDSYGHECGDQVLASFAQQIQRVLGDRGVVARMGGEEFVVVATTLDPQEGVQLAETLRLSVANHPFQWRQQTLHLTVSIGISSGKTDAWQLTEMFNVLLAAADENLYRSKKQGRNRTTQNDVASKPSATAPVLLDN
- the sad gene encoding succinate-semialdehyde dehydrogenase, with the protein product MSITATTHAISVNPATGETLRATPWASREAVDAALELAASGYRQWRQVAIAERAQKLRDLGAALRARGEEMAQMISQEMGKPILQARGEVNKSAALCDWYADHGPAMLGSEATLVEEHRATIEYRPLGPILAVMPWNFPLWQVLRGAVPILLAGNSYLLKHAPNVLGCAQLMAEIFVQAGIPQGVFGWVNATNEGVSQAINDPRIAAVTVTGSVRAGAAIGAQAGAALKKCVLELGGSDPFIVLNDADVELAVKAAVAGRYQNTGQVCAAAKRFIIEEGIAQAFTDKFVAAAAALKQGAPDVEENYLGPMARFDLRDELHAQVQASIKEGAKLVLGGEKVPGSGNYYPATVLTQVTPAMTAFRQEMFGPVAAISIARDAEHALQLANDSDFGLSATVFTADSARAQQFAERLECGGVFINGFSASDARVAFGGVKKSGFGRELSHFGLHEFCNIQTVWKDRL
- a CDS encoding LutC/YkgG family protein, whose amino-acid sequence is MENRDAFMQKLAQRLGREPRQIPQPLPVTHSAPLKSRYAGQIQQQPCDSFMEYATQVMQAHCELAPLATLPLVAERLCKHYGGGPILMSGDARLANAGITAHLQNAFPTTCWASPESEENLRNAAAANIGVVFAEYGLCETGGVVLFSSPLQGRAISLLPPTTLFILYKSRLLPGVTQLAEVLHQRVQSGEALPSCINLIAGPSSTADIELIKVVGVHGPLNAVYLLVEDC
- a CDS encoding methyl-accepting chemotaxis protein, which encodes MNLMQIFRRIFRRIAPRQFGLLAGIFCVIGLFSALQITSSIVLSASLRDAQTSEQRNQQAHRQQVRVDEARIALLTASDLLNRAGVYFMQDKETGSDGSWHSLMDETKKALEDSQKAWQAWLALNPPKDEGLINSYQMFYGALKEQADGLVKTQSIDAFFAVPAQAFQADFNDNYARFQQASETRAEQGRQALMSTLAQLQHVFMLVPALLLVIAVLVWFAMSRWVITPLRRLIAHINVLAAGDLGTSLPSVQRFNREIDQLGMSIGTMQQGLQQLVMQVSDATSSMVETIGSLAEGNQSLYQQSAKQAQELIDVTEHIATLESHVEGNSGFAEQARQQADEARKVAEGGDRMMDTVTQSMREIVERSAEMRNIVSMIDGVAFQTNILALNAAIEAAHAGNHGRGFAVVAKEVGLLARKSSHSTQTIQQLINHSLQGIHDGTAAVSRLEDNLQKVTGLVAHLSAVLSEISAATLSQGESIHKMTRRLHSLNSVSRRTDELVSTATQASEQLHHDSHQLLQAVARFRLPA
- the ptrR gene encoding putrescine utilization regulator PtrR, giving the protein MDLTQLEMFNAVAQTGSITQAAQKVHRVPSNLTTRIRQLESDLGVDLFIRENQRLRLSPAGHSFLRYSQQILALVDEARMVVAGDEPQGLFSLGALESTAAVRIPATLAKYNQRYPRIQFDLATGPSGTMIDGVLEGQLSAAFVDGPIMHPGLEGIPVYREEMMIVAPVGHETITRASQVNGASIYAFRANCSYRRHFESWFQADRATPGKIHEMESYHGMLACVIAGAGLALIPRSMLESMPGHHQVEAWPLSENWRWLTTWLVWRRGAKTRHLDAFIELLNTDSQDR
- the hemB gene encoding porphobilinogen synthase; protein product: MTIIIPDSFPARRLRRSRTHAFSRRLVAENHLTVDDLILPVFIIEGKNQRQEIASMPGVFRLSLDNLLLDAEKLVQSGIPAVALFPSLEPSDKSLFAEASWDPTGLVPRAVRALKGAFPDLGVITDVALDAYTLHGQDGIIDENGYVLNDKTNEILVKQAMTHALAGADIVAPSDMMDGRIGQIRRELESQALHNVQIMAYSAKYASNYYGPFREATRSATALGKANKKNYQMDPANAMEALHEIAQDLQEGADMVMVKPGLPYLDIIREAKRNFGVPVFAYQVSGEYAMHMAAFQNGWLEEEKTIIESLVCFKRAGADGILTYFATRAAALLNRGRGEY
- a CDS encoding DUF4186 domain-containing protein; translation: MADLTPLFARLGRSTFRSRFRLGVKERQYCVDKGAEVIVRHAADFVAQRLSPAEPQNDGKQTPMRGHPVFIAQHATATCCRGCLEKWHHIARGYPLTEAQQQYIVDVIYQWLVIQMNSPR